A portion of the Acidobacteriaceae bacterium genome contains these proteins:
- a CDS encoding FMN-binding negative transcriptional regulator codes for MYNPAPFRVDELDEIHAMIRACGLATLVTRSEGELVATQLPMVLAAEEGEHGVLYGHVARANDQWKQAVEGDAMVLFPGIDAYIRPGWLASKAETARVVPTWNYLAVHAWGAVEFFDEPERLLRVVTQLTELHEAGREEPWSVTDAPPEYLEGMLRAIVGVRLPIRRVEAKKKLNQRQGAKDRASVREGLASSGSESGRSLSKLIPE; via the coding sequence TTGTATAACCCTGCGCCATTTCGCGTTGATGAGCTTGACGAGATTCACGCGATGATTCGTGCCTGTGGGCTGGCGACGCTGGTGACACGCTCCGAGGGCGAACTGGTTGCGACGCAGTTGCCGATGGTGCTCGCGGCGGAAGAGGGCGAGCACGGCGTGCTCTACGGCCACGTTGCGCGGGCCAACGACCAATGGAAGCAGGCTGTGGAGGGAGATGCGATGGTGCTGTTTCCCGGGATCGACGCCTACATCCGGCCGGGTTGGCTGGCTTCAAAAGCCGAGACCGCGCGCGTTGTGCCGACGTGGAATTACCTGGCGGTTCATGCCTGGGGGGCGGTGGAGTTCTTTGACGAGCCAGAGCGGTTGCTGCGCGTTGTAACGCAGTTGACCGAGTTGCACGAAGCTGGGCGCGAGGAGCCGTGGTCCGTGACCGATGCTCCGCCGGAGTACCTCGAAGGGATGTTGCGTGCGATTGTTGGCGTGCGGCTTCCGATTCGTCGCGTCGAGGCGAAGAAGAAGCTGAACCAGCGGCAAGGCGCGAAGGACCGCGCGAGTGTGCGCGAGGGGCTGGCTTCGAGCGGCTCCGAGAGTGGACGCAGCCTGTCGAAGCTGATCCCGGAGTAG
- a CDS encoding amidohydrolase family protein, with amino-acid sequence MKLIAIEEHFLPSDIRTAWANSAIGEEGTEVFDQGVNGERLADLGANRIALMDESGVDVQVLSVTTPALHNLEPAESVLLARSTNDLIAATIATYPERFQGFATLPTAAPQQAALELDRSVQQLGLRGAMLCGRTRSKNLDHADFLPLFATAEKLSVPLFIHPQIPQRAVRDAYYSGFGEPVDTALAAFVLGWHYEAGMQFVRLIAGGIFDRFPNLQIILGHWGEVVLFYLERLKSLTRVMKLDRSIEEYVQQNLYVTPSGMWNHEYMERTLKIVGPERILFSTDFPYQYRPGGAPRTFLSEAALSPQEKELFAHGNWERLTR; translated from the coding sequence ATGAAACTCATCGCCATCGAAGAGCACTTCCTCCCCTCGGACATTCGAACGGCATGGGCCAACTCGGCGATAGGCGAAGAAGGCACCGAGGTCTTCGACCAGGGCGTAAACGGGGAGCGACTGGCCGACCTCGGCGCAAACCGCATCGCCCTGATGGATGAGAGCGGCGTGGACGTGCAGGTGCTTTCCGTCACCACCCCCGCCCTGCACAACCTTGAGCCTGCAGAGAGCGTGCTGCTGGCCCGCAGCACCAACGACCTTATCGCCGCGACCATCGCAACGTATCCGGAACGCTTTCAAGGCTTTGCCACTCTGCCCACCGCTGCGCCACAACAGGCTGCGCTGGAACTCGACCGCAGCGTCCAGCAGCTTGGACTTCGCGGAGCCATGCTCTGCGGCCGCACCCGCTCCAAGAACCTCGACCACGCCGATTTTCTGCCACTCTTCGCCACCGCAGAAAAGCTATCCGTACCGCTCTTCATTCATCCGCAGATTCCGCAGCGTGCCGTCCGCGACGCCTACTACTCGGGCTTTGGAGAGCCGGTAGATACGGCGCTGGCCGCCTTCGTCCTTGGCTGGCACTATGAGGCCGGGATGCAGTTCGTGCGCCTGATCGCCGGAGGCATATTCGACCGCTTCCCCAACCTGCAGATCATCCTCGGCCACTGGGGCGAGGTCGTGCTCTTCTACCTCGAACGCCTGAAGTCGCTGACACGCGTCATGAAGCTCGACCGCTCCATCGAGGAGTACGTGCAGCAGAACCTCTACGTCACCCCCAGCGGTATGTGGAACCACGAGTACATGGAGCGGACGCTGAAGATCGTCGGCCCGGAACGCATCCTCTTCTCCACAGACTTCCCCTACCAGTACCGTCCCGGAGGCGCGCCCCGCACCTTCCTCAGCGAGGCAGCTCTCTCGCCGCAGGAAAAGGAACTCTTCGCCCACGGCAACTGGGAGCGTCTGACGCGGTAA
- a CDS encoding CDP-alcohol phosphatidyltransferase family protein: MTWTSQFGKGSGWLLQKIVNGLALSKISPNTLTFIGLLINIVAAFFFGYARQENYVVMFRYAGLVIIGAGLFDMVDGRVARQTNQVSVFGAFYDSVLDRYSDVALFFGLLVFYARGNRYFYVFLVAFVMTASLMVSYTRARAEALIGSCKVGFMERPERIVLVILGALCEKWDMMPAALWVLAVFSTITVIHRIRYTYLETERRKLAGAV, translated from the coding sequence ATGACCTGGACAAGCCAATTCGGCAAAGGCAGCGGCTGGCTGCTGCAGAAGATCGTCAACGGCCTCGCGTTGTCGAAGATTTCCCCCAATACACTGACCTTTATCGGCCTGCTGATCAACATCGTCGCCGCGTTCTTCTTTGGCTATGCCCGGCAGGAAAACTACGTAGTGATGTTCCGCTACGCGGGCCTGGTCATTATCGGTGCGGGGCTTTTTGACATGGTGGACGGTCGCGTCGCGCGCCAGACCAACCAGGTTTCGGTCTTCGGAGCGTTTTATGACTCCGTGCTCGACCGCTACTCTGACGTCGCGCTCTTCTTCGGCCTGCTGGTCTTCTACGCTCGCGGAAATCGCTACTTCTACGTCTTCCTCGTCGCGTTTGTGATGACGGCGTCGCTGATGGTCAGCTACACGCGCGCCCGCGCCGAAGCGTTGATCGGCTCCTGCAAGGTCGGCTTCATGGAACGCCCGGAGCGCATTGTGCTCGTCATTCTCGGCGCGCTGTGTGAAAAGTGGGACATGATGCCCGCCGCGCTGTGGGTGCTGGCTGTCTTCTCCACGATCACGGTCATCCATCGCATCCGTTACACCTATCTCGAAACCGAACGACGTAAACTCGCAGGCGCCGTCTAG